A genomic stretch from Candidatus Amarolinea dominans includes:
- a CDS encoding N-6 DNA methylase — translation MNHNHQDVLGELYRVLDFKPGENLVSQIQTDEVYQSMLFRQAKQKLGADAVFFFKPRGSNISVPYIYFRRLEAQDPRQVSVEIAELHKLAWNMGKAPLLFVVLTDGRILIYNTFQSPTDPVPGVEYGTGLIDSLDIYSAAEGERQRLLAYRRSELESGRYWQVNRDRFDPKQQAHYTLLNHLKITRRKLLSLLSESMPAATAAEIVHSLLGRSIFIKYLEDRRDSAGRNVFPEGFFSGFRHGATCFMDVLSDKDATYRLFDYLNAKFNGDMFPIQETERDRVTGEHLLRLQEFLTGEQELVTGQLSLWKFYSFDVIPIEFISNVYEEFFHIQAADATEGSAKNETHYTPHHLVEFLVDEVFPWDGQKTAFTILDPACGSGIFLVEIYRRLIAHWFQAHPDQSSITPFQLNDLLVQNVFGVDLNPEAIRVAAFSLYLTMCDFLEPRQIWEDVRFSQLRGHNLFCSDFFADDLEFVKRKYDLVIGNPPWASRLTHAAIQYRARMKTEHPKREIAPDNQISIAFLWRAAEFCEQDGRACLIMPSKGLLFNRSNPHRVFRKEFFARYNIKTVINFSVIRHALFSKAVGPATAIIYAPSEPDDTKPILYCTPKPAHSLVDKWQFVIDSQDIAMLPRSETREDDVIWKVAMWGGPRDYALIKRLMSPAYTTLGQICKDRQWVNGEGVIVGKEAQRKNDASWLVGKPYVEAKSLNRFAVNEAALPLFEISKLQRPRPDQKAIFSGPHVLLKQSPLTGESGFRAALLLGDAVFRHSLIGINGPVHDLDLLVECCIALNSRVPLYFAMMSSRRWLVERDELEEAEVMTLPMPKDRSNQPVTVGTLRALSQDPDWESKVAALTEGLFGLTRDEQILVDDAINFTLDFFRWKGNSKAVKPTFSQTEGDRLLKEYLDVMIYTLEGSFGKPFTTTIFEHGDSPLRVVAVKLSETGESGIPRITIEGSQPALDLALQKADEFLKERRLPNVFIQRNVRAYIGKTIYVVKPDQQRYWTRASALRDADEIYVDIMQAWRPSL, via the coding sequence ATGAATCATAACCACCAAGATGTATTGGGCGAGCTTTACCGTGTTTTGGATTTCAAGCCCGGCGAGAATTTGGTTTCACAGATACAAACCGATGAAGTCTACCAGTCAATGCTCTTCAGGCAGGCAAAGCAAAAACTGGGCGCGGATGCGGTTTTCTTTTTCAAGCCGCGCGGTAGCAACATCAGTGTCCCCTACATCTACTTTCGCCGCCTGGAAGCGCAAGACCCCCGGCAAGTATCGGTCGAGATCGCCGAACTCCACAAGTTGGCCTGGAATATGGGCAAGGCGCCTTTGCTGTTTGTTGTGCTGACTGATGGGCGAATCCTGATCTACAACACCTTTCAAAGCCCTACCGATCCCGTTCCTGGAGTTGAGTATGGAACGGGCCTCATTGATAGTTTGGATATATACTCTGCGGCAGAAGGTGAACGGCAGCGGCTGCTTGCCTATCGCCGTTCGGAGCTAGAATCGGGACGGTATTGGCAGGTAAATCGAGATCGCTTCGATCCCAAGCAACAAGCGCACTATACCCTTCTCAATCACCTTAAGATTACGCGGCGCAAGTTGCTTAGTTTGCTGTCTGAGAGCATGCCCGCAGCTACAGCCGCAGAGATCGTTCATAGCCTGCTCGGGCGTTCAATTTTCATCAAATACTTAGAGGATCGTAGAGATTCCGCTGGGAGAAATGTGTTTCCCGAGGGTTTCTTCTCGGGTTTTCGGCACGGTGCAACATGCTTCATGGACGTGCTATCCGACAAGGACGCTACGTATCGTTTGTTTGATTATCTCAACGCAAAGTTTAACGGGGATATGTTCCCTATCCAGGAAACTGAAAGGGACCGTGTAACAGGCGAGCATCTGCTGAGGTTACAAGAATTTCTCACCGGAGAGCAAGAGTTGGTTACAGGGCAACTCAGCCTATGGAAGTTCTATTCGTTTGATGTCATTCCGATCGAGTTCATCAGCAATGTGTACGAGGAATTCTTCCACATTCAAGCTGCCGACGCCACGGAAGGCTCGGCCAAGAATGAGACCCACTACACCCCCCATCATCTTGTCGAGTTTCTCGTTGACGAAGTGTTCCCGTGGGATGGGCAGAAAACCGCTTTCACCATCTTGGATCCAGCATGCGGATCAGGGATTTTTCTCGTTGAGATCTACCGCCGTCTCATTGCGCATTGGTTCCAGGCTCATCCAGATCAAAGCAGTATCACGCCATTTCAACTCAATGATCTGCTGGTACAAAATGTTTTTGGTGTTGATCTTAATCCAGAAGCCATCCGGGTAGCGGCCTTCAGCCTGTACCTGACGATGTGCGATTTCCTGGAACCCCGTCAAATCTGGGAGGATGTTCGCTTCTCACAACTTCGTGGTCATAACCTGTTCTGCTCTGATTTCTTCGCGGATGACCTGGAGTTCGTGAAGCGGAAATATGATCTCGTCATCGGGAATCCCCCATGGGCAAGCAGGCTTACCCATGCTGCGATACAGTATCGTGCGCGCATGAAAACCGAGCACCCTAAGCGGGAAATTGCCCCCGACAATCAAATCTCGATAGCATTCCTCTGGCGCGCCGCTGAGTTCTGCGAGCAAGATGGCCGCGCCTGCCTGATCATGCCGAGCAAGGGGCTTCTGTTCAACCGATCTAACCCCCACAGAGTTTTTCGGAAGGAGTTCTTTGCGCGCTACAACATAAAAACCGTCATCAACTTTTCGGTGATTCGCCATGCTCTGTTCAGCAAGGCGGTCGGCCCAGCTACCGCGATCATTTACGCACCTTCCGAGCCTGACGATACCAAGCCGATTCTGTACTGCACTCCAAAACCCGCTCATTCTCTCGTTGATAAATGGCAGTTCGTGATTGACTCACAAGATATCGCTATGCTGCCGCGTTCTGAGACACGAGAAGATGACGTTATCTGGAAAGTGGCAATGTGGGGGGGGCCTCGAGACTATGCGCTCATCAAGCGGCTGATGTCCCCTGCGTACACAACTCTCGGCCAGATTTGCAAAGATAGACAGTGGGTAAATGGAGAGGGTGTCATTGTTGGAAAGGAAGCACAACGGAAAAACGATGCTTCTTGGTTGGTTGGCAAACCCTATGTCGAGGCAAAGAGCCTGAATCGCTTCGCGGTGAACGAGGCGGCTTTGCCATTGTTTGAAATATCCAAGCTGCAGCGGCCCAGGCCAGATCAAAAGGCGATATTTTCCGGGCCTCACGTTCTGCTCAAGCAGAGTCCGCTGACCGGTGAATCAGGGTTCAGGGCAGCACTGCTGTTGGGTGATGCCGTTTTCAGACATTCCTTGATCGGAATAAACGGGCCAGTACATGATTTGGATCTTCTCGTAGAGTGCTGCATTGCGCTCAATAGTCGTGTTCCCCTGTACTTTGCGATGATGTCAAGCAGACGATGGCTGGTTGAGCGTGATGAACTCGAAGAAGCAGAGGTCATGACCTTGCCCATGCCAAAAGACCGCTCTAATCAGCCTGTCACCGTCGGCACGCTTCGCGCTCTCTCACAAGATCCCGATTGGGAGAGCAAAGTGGCTGCTCTCACGGAAGGTCTATTTGGTTTGACCAGGGATGAGCAAATACTGGTTGATGACGCGATCAATTTTACGCTTGACTTTTTCCGGTGGAAAGGCAATTCAAAGGCGGTAAAACCGACATTCAGCCAAACGGAGGGCGATCGCCTACTCAAAGAGTATCTCGATGTGATGATCTACACGCTTGAGGGATCATTTGGAAAACCTTTTACTACCACGATTTTCGAGCATGGTGATTCTCCCCTGAGAGTTGTTGCGGTGAAACTGTCCGAGACGGGTGAGTCAGGTATTCCCAGAATCACGATCGAAGGCTCTCAACCTGCACTGGATTTGGCTTTGCAGAAGGCAGATGAATTTCTCAAAGAGCGTCGCTTGCCAAATGTATTCATACAGCGCAATGTCAGAGCTTACATCGGGAAGACCATTTACGTGGTGAAGCCGGATCAGCAGCGATATTGGACAAGAGCAAGCGCCTTGAGAGACGCTGATGAGATCTATGTAGACATCATGCAGGCATGGAGGCCATCTTTATGA